The sequence TCATAACTCCGTTCCTGTTGAGCCCAGAGAGGAACTTCACGAAACAGCAGGTTAGTCCCATGCTCCATTCTCCAAACATAATTCCAAACCAATACCCAACAGCGTGCCACATTCATAGTATGGTTAAAAACCATGAAAAAACACTTTAAATTTACATGGTGCGTATCCCCATAACTTCCAGTGTCTCATTCtgatttccttttttctttcatcggctgtgttgtttttttggttttaaaaatacataagaaaaagtagggactgctTTTCCTTTtgaggggcactataggcacccagaacacttcatcttcgtcaacagattccaggtcaccagtgaaatccccatagggaagcattgaggcATGTGCATTAGGTACATATTGTGATTGCCACTCTGGAAGTGTTGTGAAGACACAACCTTTTCGAGCTGATGTGTAAAATATTACGACATGTAGATGAGAGtttatatttaaatgtgtgtGGTCAACAGATTATGACTTTAAATCTTGTAGTGCACTGTTGGTGATATCACACCATGCAATAAAAAACATCTGGCTCACTCTATTGAATACAGGGGCACTGGGACAAGCAAGTCTCTGTTTGCCCTATATAGTGGCTATTTGCAGCAGACTCtgccatccataggaaagcattgaaaatgctttcccatggactgactgaatgtgcacgcggctcttgccgcgcatgcacattcagccgatgacgtccgaaTGAGGagtagagtccccagcgctgagggagcctggcgctggagaaaggtaagtgatttaacCACTTCCTCttccttcagcccggcgggaggggggccatgagggtgggggtgacctaTTAatactgcagtgccaggaaaacaagtttgttttcctggcactatagtggtcctttaaggataggAGTAGTTGGGGCTCTGAAGTGGTAGTTCAGTGGTGATCAAAGGAACCCTAGTCCCAATTTAAGATACATAATTGTGAATTATAAATTGTGGGAAAATAATGGCACCTCCGGTTTCTAGAGTAGTTCATGACTTGCGCATCCTTTAGTCGTATGATATTCCCAAAACCCTCTGTAGTATTATATTCTTATAATATTTGCTTCACCATTATGTATCACACATGTCCCAGGCAGGCTGAGGCTAGTAGGAGCTGCATTCCTGAAAGGCAGATGCTATATGCAACCATTTTAATTCAGCTCTCTCAAATAACAGTTATGTAACTCTTAACCGTCTCAGATGTACCGAGACATGTATGCCCCTGTGCTGCCCTAAAATTAAAGGAGCCATAACACctgacacttaaaaaaaaaaaaaaaaaaaaaaaaaaagtaatatataatAGAAAATATACCTTAGTGAACACTCAGTGCACTATAAACACCACAGGGTCTTGAACTAAGCCTGGTGATCAGCTGACGAACACAGCCAATGAGCTAGTATGTTACGAGCTCCGTCTTTTCAGAGCGGAAGGGGAAAGGTGGGCAGAGGCCTCAGGGAACAAgtcataacattaaaaaatagtttgactacttttaCATTCGGGAAGGGCGACCACCAGAGCACATCTATCTCCATAACAACTAAtgcacactgtagtagttatggtgcctgaagtgttcctttagtaAGTCTTCGGTCACTTGGTTTATTAAGATACTTTTTTATAGTACACCATTCTACTTTACTCATTTTATCTGTCTGTGTTTTGACCTTATCCACTGTTAAAGCTAAGGCAGTACTGTATATGCCTCTCCAGTGTCTTAGTGCTCTGAACAGAACTCTTCCTAGTTAACATTATTAAAGTATAATGGACACCTGTAGATGCCAGAATCAACTGCATGTATTATGCTTTGTGCTGCTGCTTTTGTTTTGTTGTCAGCACTTTTGAAACGTCCTCAGGAAAAACAAACCTTTGGTCAGGTACTGATCTCTGTGCAAGCAGATACATAgttttataacatatatatataacaattctTAGATCTCTTGCAAAGTCATATGCCTGTCATAAGCTGTAAATCTTAACATGTTTACTACCCTCCCCCCTTAAATTGTTTAAGGTGATGAAGCAGGTATAAAGCCTCTTATAACTATCCCACCTATTGTGAGGATTACCTCCTTTTGAACTGTTTCACAATCCAGTCTTAGGATTTCTCCACATTCCATATTTATTAAGGAATGCACTAAGCCAGTGACCGCTGAGAAAGCATGTTAATGCTGACATGACTTCTAACCAGACATTTGCCACTGAGTCTCAGACTCGCTATGCAATCCTCTGCTTTGTTCATTAACCACAATTTTAACTAGGCTTGGTTTGTTTGAAGGAGAACCATTCGTTTTCTGAAAGTGACCTCGTTCAAtaaccattaaaataaaaaaaaattgcctataATTTGTGCTAACCTTTTACTAATGTTTATTCTACAGgttcttttaaatgtatgttaaaggaacactaaagctttgggaatacaaacctgtattcctaacactttagggCTCCTGTTCCTAGTTATATAGGTCCAACCACATGtacaattagaaataataaaagagGTTTTTACTTGCCCTTTCCAGAGCAGAGGCTTCCTCAGCGCTGCTTACCACTCTACTTCCTAGAGAGatttcagctatgcctcactgatgatgcctaacaaggctgaaacaatcgtctggggttgctgtgtctctcgtgcagtgggaacttgctggcatttcagatctggactgcccgtataggtgggatcagtctgatatgtttcagagatgttccctctgtaatggcacaagatgagctaaaaccagcttgagaaccgAAGGGTTttagctgctgcctgttctcagtattctcgtGCGACCTGTTTTTTGCTTACCACTCCACTTCCTGCAATGTCATTGTGGGTGCATGGCCCAATACAATGCTCCTCATTGGGGATCTGATGTGCTAAAGTGAGCGCCACACTCATCCAAGCTTCACCAGAGGAGATTTATGAAGCATTGTTGACTCCCTTTTTgcatttttagaacagaacactttgataaatctatcCCATTGTTTAGTTTCCTGCTTCTTTAGTTATATTCTCTCTATGCTGTCTGCAAAGTGAGGGAcaactccagtggcagtcacactagggatgcttcctgggtcagtactgcacagtgtgcaacgctgacattcagcgtctccatgatcaatgcaactctatgaagagatactgattggccagtgctgcaTTTGTCCCCGTCCCCACAACGCCCCATTGGCTAagatcgtcaattctgatgatctaagCCAAGAAGGCGGATTGGGGTAGTGCCAGCTCTGGCGGACCCatgcggcgctggaataaaggtatgtttagtaactttttaaagggggccGGCCACCTGAATagagtttttaacactatagggtcaggaatacacgcttgtattcctgacccaaaaatgttcctttaaatgtaagggataagtaaacataatattaaatattctCAGACATGGTTCCCCTTTAGAGGAGCTACTACTAAAACTGTTGTTTCTACTTGTCAAATCAGCATCTACAATGTGCATtgctatgtgtttttatatttttatttcctccatatattttattttcattgttttcTTCCTGTTATCTTGCTACCAATAGAAGTTCTCCATTTTGAGGAGATGCAATTTTTCACACTACTTTACACACAGTGTCACATTAAATAAATATCATGgggtttattaaaataaaaaaaagttcccCTTTTTTCGTTTATTTATTAGACTGTGAATTGTAGCAAACTGAAATAGCTGATCTGCAAACATTCCCCCACTCGGCTAAAGTCACAGCTTTTAACCCATATTTAGTCATTCGGGTTAaatttttagaaaagaaaaaaactcaaAAACTCCAGTCTCAAGAGCCTGTCTAAATGTACCATATCCCCTTGTAGAATCCTTCTATAAACTTATGACGGCTTAACTCTTTACTAAACCATTCTCAGATGCTCAATAGCACAGTCCCTCTGGCTGTCTAGCCTCCGACCCTTTCCCAATAGCCCTTCCCCACATGTGTAACCTTCCCCCTGATCACTACCTCCCCTAGCTGAATCTCCATCAGTTTGTTGGTGGATAAATATATACCATAGTTCAATGCAACTTGTTTTATGTAACTTTGCTATTTGTGTGCTCAATTTGCCGTAACCGTTCTTTTGTTTATAACGATATATCAagtgcatgtgacttacatagccttcttaaacacttcatgtaccgtgagatctaatatttacacttcctttattgcaaatattGTTTTCATTTCAAATCtcatgcactgttaatagcttgtgtatgtaattaaagtacaatttaaagagcaTGAGATCAATAGCTTTGAAAGTAAGCTACATCTGATTCAATGtgaaaaccattttgtttcatgctggctgtgtcagtcaaagccaggggaggtgtggctaaggctgcataaaccaaaacaaaagtaatttaactcctaaatggcagagaattgagtagtaaaacttcagaggcatgatgtatacaccaaaactgcttcattaggcttcagttgtttttgtgacaatagtgtccctttaaattaataattttgCTCTTCACTTTTATATCTAATTTGTAAGAGACCCTGCAAGCATTTTATTCCTGACCCATCTCTTTGATTCTTCCAGGTCACGAATGAGATTACACCAGTGCTAAGCTACTCCTATATGGCTGTACTTGTGCCAGTTTTCCTGTTGACAGATTACTTGCGCTACAAACCAGTGCTGATTCTGCAGAGTTTAAGCCACATATCTGTGTGGTTGCTTCTCATTTTTGGTGCTGATGTCATTGCTATGCAATTCATGGAGTTTTTTTATGGTATTACCATGGCAGCTCGTGTTGCCTATTCTTCGTATATTTTCTCACTGGTTACTCCTGCAAAGTACCAGCGGGCAGCAGGGTACTCCCGTTCCTCTATTCTCATGGGAGTCTTTACCAGCTCTGTCCTGGGGCAGCTTCTTTTGACATTTGCAGGTGTCCCTTTCCAAACCCTGAATTATATCTCTTTGGGGTTCATGATATTTGGATTGATTCTCACTTTACTCCTGAAACGTCCCAAAAGAAGTCTCTTCTTTAATAAAGACTTTTCCAAGCATGTCAATGGCGGTCATCCCTCGGAGCTACAGAAGATGACATCTGAAACCAGGAAGGGAGGACTGTGCTCTGGATGGAGGGAGTTTGTAATTGTCCGCATGCTAAGAGAAGTGAAGGAAACTTTCCGTCATCCTCAACTAAGACTTTGGTCTCTCTGGTGGATTTTTAATTCAGCTGGGTACTATTTGATTTTGTACTATGTGCAGATTCTATGGAATGAGATCTATCCCACCATAGACAACCGCAAAGTATATAATGGAGCTGTTGATGCAGTTTCTACCCTCCTCGGTGAGTCCTCAATTCTGTGCTCTGAAAGAAGTAGCAGTATGTAGTTTTATAGCATGGAAAAAACTAAACCTGAGTGAGATTTTAGTAGTATGCACGGATCTGTACTATTGATGCATTCTGTAGTAGTTAAAGCTCCAGTAGTGGCCTGACGCCCCCACCCATGTAAAGTAAGGAAACTATTAGCTATAACTTGACCTCTTACCTGGGGGTCCCCAGGCACTTGTCATTTCCAGGgtggagcttccattagctctcctgagttaAACCCTAAGGCGCAGAGCCAGCTCATtcgctgagagtgtcagctggtcGCTGTCAGCCAGTGAACTAACATCAGATCAGGTATGttgtcaaaccattagcaaatTGATTACTACTTACAGTAAGGAGTCGAGGGCACTAcctgcaccataaccagtacaccacactctagtggttatagtgtaaGGAGTGTTATTTAAACCTGTAGAATAGGTGAGATTTGAGGTTCTTGCTGGAGTGAATGTAGGATACATCTCTACAGATCTGATATGACAAGGTAAAATATTGTAGCCTGGGAAACTGAACATgatattaacctttttttttctggaaaCCAGCAGTAGATATCCTCAAGTTTTgtagaactacacctcccatgtaGCACTGCCAGCTTGTGATCTGTGTTAGGCCACCCTTGGTCTAACTAACATGCTAATTTTGGAATGTTGAATATTACATTTTGTATGTGTAACCTGATGCACCGTTAAGTGTTGATAAATGTGTCCACTTGCTCAACAGGTGCCATCACTTCCTTTTCTGCTGGTTATTTGAAGATTCGCTGGAGCCTTTGGTCAGAGTTGGTAATTGGCCTGGTTACTGCTCTTCAGGCTGGGCTCCTTATCCTTATGAATACTACCAGCAGTATATGGGTGTGCTATGCAGCCTATGTCCTCTTCAGGAGCTCATACCAATTCCTGGTTCCAATTGCCATGTGAGTATTCTCTCCATACAACATTAATATACCTGTCCCCGGTTCACATTGCAAGACGtatgcaagatatgccaattctATATCTACTGTGCAGGACCATTAGCAATAATAAGCAGACCCTGTACTCTTTGACACACATGTTGTAAGCTGTAATCATTAACCTCATTACCTTTCCTTTATAACTGGAGGTATCTCTGTCACCGTCAAtgtaattacctcctttccatgCAGCTCTAAGAAATCACATATGACAGCTAGTCCTTATTATTTTTCAGATTTCAAATTGCAAGCTCCCTATCTAAAGAGCTCTGTGCTCTTGTGTTTGGTGTTAACACTTTCTTCGCGACCATTTTGAAAACTATAATCACGATCATAATTGCTGACAAGAGAGGTCTGGCTCTTTCGATACACCTACAGGTAAATGAATGGTGAATGTTTGTAAAAATATGCATTGAATTTATTGTTGGTCACATATGTATCTGAGTGGGTTATGGCTCTCTGATGTGTATGTCTGATGATAAGGGCACTGCTATGTTCTCCTGTTGTGCACATGCTATATCAGTAATGTACTAAATTcctaatgtgtgttttttttttttttttttttttttttttttttagttctatgtgtacTTCGTTTACTTTACACTCTTGGCTGTGGTTTATCTTGGGGCTGCTGTCTGGGTCATTGGCAAATACAAGCacgatgagaaaaaaaataaacgtaAACCTCTGCCAGAAAATAACACCAACGAGACTGCAATGACAGACAAAGCCACCACTAGTGATTCCTGCGCATGAAAACTGCTTCTGACCTCATAGAATACTATGAATAGGATTTTTATAGCCTCCTCTTGTACATCAGGCTGACCTATGGCCAGGTATCTGTCATTAGGACAGATCAAGAGATCGTGACATCGGCTGAAACGAGTACATGAATTCTGTGGGGCCGTTATTCTTTGAGCAACACCACACAAGACAAAATGTGAAAATGAAGGAAGCGCCTTCTGTGAATCATTTCCAACATGTGATATGAATACTGATCGAAAGACAACGTTAGATTTGAGGCTTAAACTCAGGGAGATTGAGTTGCCAAAAACAAGATCACTACTGTAGATACACATAAAATTTGAAGAAATAGTCTAGCTCTAGAGACCTGATTATAGAATACAGAGAAAATGACTTCACCATCTTAAGTTAAAGTGCCTACTCACTGCATCAATCCATAACGACACTGGAAGACAGACGCACAGCTTGAAGACTGCAGCATTATTTGAATTGTTGCTGTTCTAAAAGGGGTGTTACATGCCACATAATTTTATCCCTCAGGACCAATAATACCTGTGAGATCAGGGAAAGACACAGAACTGGACAATCAAATTACCAATACCAAATATTTTGCTGCTTAAAGGAACAAACTCATAAATCACTtctgcttgctgaagtgctttgtgttaATAGAAATCAGTTCTTGAACCCTAATATTCTTCCCTGGCTGTTAGACGTCCAGGAGaagtttccctctttttttttttttttaaaagacaagcTATTGAAACTGGcactgtcacattgcagttttttgtttttagttttgtttcccctcgtttttatttattttaattcgtCTTTCCATTTCCTTTTATACTCTTAAGACGTATATTTTTGAGAATTAACAGAGGTTAAGCAACGTTCTGTTTCAGTTGCCAAAGTAATTTACACACGATCCATCAGTAAAGTGCACACCTCATgcacagaggagaacaaaatgaagGAGTCCAGTTATTGAGATCCACTCaagaactaaaaataataataatggatatAAGTAAAGGGGTTGTTAGGTTAATCATCAAAggactaaaaaaaaatgattgtgtCGCTTTCTGGAAGATTCCAAAAGTGGCTGTTTTTTGAGGAAATGCTTTGCACTTTGATTAGTAATGTAAATCAGTTTACTGTAATAATTTTTAGACACACTGAGTTATTCTCTAAAGTAAGAATCGTCCTGAATTGCAAATGTAACTAAGCTAAATggcagcatagctgacttagaaaatgtttccatttggtctATTTTGCCATTGAAATAACGGCGGtcctctgtttagtagataaagtctgatagggttattcactaaagtgagaattcaaagtcaatttcaaaattATGACCAGAGAAGCAAAACTAAACGCAAAGCTGacttacatcattttttttttttttttttttttttttaattctttatttttgttgtgcaagcgaTACAAACGAG is a genomic window of Pelobates fuscus isolate aPelFus1 chromosome 8, aPelFus1.pri, whole genome shotgun sequence containing:
- the SLC19A1 gene encoding reduced folate transporter; amino-acid sequence: MESNKEEDEKQDPQPIELQYSPVEEQQPSPTEEPKTPPAEQNEWKFLLFYLCFYGFMTQLRPGESFITPFLLSPERNFTKQQVTNEITPVLSYSYMAVLVPVFLLTDYLRYKPVLILQSLSHISVWLLLIFGADVIAMQFMEFFYGITMAARVAYSSYIFSLVTPAKYQRAAGYSRSSILMGVFTSSVLGQLLLTFAGVPFQTLNYISLGFMIFGLILTLLLKRPKRSLFFNKDFSKHVNGGHPSELQKMTSETRKGGLCSGWREFVIVRMLREVKETFRHPQLRLWSLWWIFNSAGYYLILYYVQILWNEIYPTIDNRKVYNGAVDAVSTLLGAITSFSAGYLKIRWSLWSELVIGLVTALQAGLLILMNTTSSIWVCYAAYVLFRSSYQFLVPIAIFQIASSLSKELCALVFGVNTFFATILKTIITIIIADKRGLALSIHLQFYVYFVYFTLLAVVYLGAAVWVIGKYKHDEKKNKRKPLPENNTNETAMTDKATTSDSCA